The following proteins are co-located in the Streptomyces bottropensis ATCC 25435 genome:
- the lpdA gene encoding dihydrolipoyl dehydrogenase, which yields MDEQSERFDVVVLGAGPGGYVAAVRAAQLGKRVAVVEEKYWGGVCLNVGCIPTKALLRNAELAHLFTREAKTFGIKVEGEISFDYGEAFRRSRKVADGRVKGVHYLMKKNKITEISGRGTFLDPHTLQVADYDGNTRTVGFDHCVIAAGATPKLLPGTRRTSRVVTYEEQILAEDLPRSIVIAGAGAIGVEFAYVLHNYGVKVTIVEFLDRIAPLEDAEVSAELAKQYRRLGIDVLTSTRVESIDESGPQVRVTVTGKDGAQQVLEADKVLQAIGFAPNVTGYGLENTGVRVTERGAIDVDGRCRTSVPHIYAIGDVTAKLMLAHAAEAMGVLAAETIADAETMELDYVMIPRSTFCQPQIASFGYTEAQAREKGFDVQVARFPFTANAKAHGLGDATGFVKLISDATYGELLGAHLIGPDVTELLPELTLAQQWDLTVHEIARNVHAHPTLGEAVKEAVHGLAGHMINM from the coding sequence ATGGACGAGCAGAGTGAGCGCTTCGACGTCGTCGTACTCGGGGCGGGCCCCGGCGGATATGTTGCCGCCGTCCGGGCCGCCCAACTGGGCAAGCGCGTCGCGGTCGTCGAGGAGAAGTACTGGGGCGGCGTCTGCCTGAACGTGGGCTGTATCCCCACGAAGGCGCTGCTGCGCAACGCCGAGCTGGCGCACCTCTTCACGCGCGAGGCGAAGACCTTCGGCATCAAGGTCGAGGGTGAGATCTCCTTCGACTACGGGGAGGCTTTCCGGCGCAGCCGGAAGGTCGCGGACGGCCGGGTCAAGGGCGTCCACTACCTGATGAAGAAGAACAAGATCACGGAAATCAGCGGTCGTGGCACCTTCCTCGACCCGCACACACTCCAGGTGGCCGACTACGACGGCAACACCCGCACGGTCGGCTTCGATCACTGCGTCATCGCCGCCGGGGCAACTCCCAAGCTGCTGCCCGGCACCCGCCGTACCTCGCGGGTGGTGACGTACGAGGAGCAGATCCTCGCCGAGGACCTGCCGCGGTCGATCGTCATCGCGGGCGCCGGAGCCATCGGCGTCGAGTTCGCCTATGTGCTGCACAACTACGGCGTCAAGGTCACCATCGTCGAGTTCCTGGACCGGATCGCCCCACTGGAGGACGCCGAGGTCTCCGCCGAACTGGCCAAGCAGTACCGGAGGTTGGGCATCGACGTCCTCACCTCGACCCGCGTCGAGTCGATCGACGAGTCCGGCCCGCAGGTCCGGGTCACCGTCACCGGCAAGGACGGCGCCCAGCAGGTCCTGGAGGCCGACAAGGTCCTGCAGGCGATCGGCTTCGCGCCGAACGTCACCGGCTACGGCCTGGAGAACACCGGCGTGAGGGTCACCGAGCGCGGCGCGATCGACGTCGACGGCCGCTGCCGCACCTCGGTCCCGCACATCTACGCCATCGGTGACGTCACCGCGAAGCTGATGCTCGCGCACGCCGCCGAGGCGATGGGTGTTCTCGCCGCCGAGACGATCGCGGACGCGGAGACCATGGAGCTGGACTACGTGATGATCCCGCGGTCCACGTTCTGCCAGCCGCAGATCGCCAGTTTCGGCTACACCGAGGCACAGGCGCGGGAGAAGGGATTCGATGTCCAGGTCGCCAGGTTCCCGTTCACCGCGAACGCCAAGGCGCACGGTCTGGGCGACGCGACCGGCTTCGTGAAGCTGATCAGCGACGCCACGTACGGCGAGCTGCTCGGCGCCCACCTCATCGGCCCCGATGTCACCGAACTCCTGCCCGAGCTGACCCTGGCCCAGCAGTGGGACCTCACCGTTCACGAGATCGCCCGCAACGTCCATGCCCACCCCACCCTCGGGGAAGCGGTGAAGGAAGCCGTCCACGGCCTTGCGGGCCACATGATCAATATGTAG